One genomic region from Glaciimonas sp. PAMC28666 encodes:
- a CDS encoding DUF4255 domain-containing protein → MIEKTLTFIAAELNNFLGARYPSNEALSIVSGLINPDGSTPPGIDNRIVFSLVNIEREPAVAGAGVVPRSDGGYALQQAPLHLNLYVLLTASFADYTQALQLLSMALGYFQSRTYFDAQSSPAFPRELDRLQLELVSLSIHEMNNLFSLLGSKYQPSALYKVRMLTIQENWMTASIPAVSATDTRIASRNG, encoded by the coding sequence ATGATAGAAAAAACGCTGACCTTTATCGCTGCTGAGTTAAACAACTTCCTTGGCGCACGCTATCCCAGCAATGAAGCGCTATCGATCGTTTCTGGCTTGATAAATCCGGATGGCTCGACGCCTCCCGGTATAGACAACCGAATCGTATTTTCGTTGGTCAACATTGAACGTGAACCGGCGGTTGCGGGTGCCGGGGTCGTGCCGCGTAGTGATGGAGGATACGCGTTGCAACAAGCGCCTCTGCACCTGAATTTGTATGTGTTGCTTACGGCTTCATTTGCGGATTATACCCAGGCGCTGCAGTTGTTAAGCATGGCGCTAGGCTATTTCCAGTCGCGTACTTATTTCGATGCGCAAAGCAGCCCGGCTTTTCCACGTGAACTTGACCGGCTGCAGCTGGAACTGGTCAGCCTGAGCATCCACGAAATGAATAATTTATTTTCTCTGCTAGGTAGCAAATATCAGCCTTCAGCGTTATACAAAGTGCGCATGTTGACCATACAGGAAAATTGGATGACAGCGTCAATTCCTGCAGTTAGTGCGACCGATACCCGGATAGCAAGCCGAAATGGGTAA